Proteins encoded by one window of Xenopus tropicalis strain Nigerian chromosome 6, UCB_Xtro_10.0, whole genome shotgun sequence:
- the neurod6 gene encoding neurogenic differentiation factor 6, with the protein MLTLPFDDSVVMAEPPICRKFSRESEEAKQVKKLESCAKQLVSHGKHIKRSPEEETEQEEEDEDREEEDENGLPRRRGPRKKKMTKVRIERIKVRRVEANARERGRMHGLNDALDNLRKVVPCYSKTQKLSKIETLRLAKNYIWALSEILRIGKRPDLLTFVQSLCKGLSQPTTNLVAGCLQLNARSFLMSQSGDTMHHTRSPYTSVYPPYHSPELSTPPSHGTLDNSKTMKPYSYCSAYESFYESTSPECTSPQFEGPLSPPSMNYNGIFSLKQEEALDYGKNYNYGMHYCAMAGRGPLGQSSMFRLPTDSHFPYDFHLRSQSLAMQDELNAVFHN; encoded by the coding sequence ATGTTAACACTTCCTTTTGATGATTCCGTTGTAATGGCAGAACCTCCTATATGCAGAAAATTTTCTCGGGAAAGTGAGGAGGCAAAACAAGTAAAGAAACTGGAAAGCTGTGCCAAACAGCTAGTATCCCATGGGAAACATATCAAGAGATCACCTGAAGAGGAAACAGAGCAAGAAGAAGAAGATGAGGACAGGGAGGAGGAAGATGAGAATGGATTGCCAAGAAGGCGAGGACCAAGGAAAAAAAAGATGACTAAAGTCAGAATTGAGAGAATTAAAGTAAGGAGGGTAGAAGCTAATGCGAGAGAGAGGGGTAGGATGCATGGGCTCAATGATGCACTGGACAATTTAAGGAAAGTTGTACCTTGCTATTCTAAGACACAAAAACTGTCAAAAATAGAAACCTTAAGATtagcaaaaaattacatttgggCTCTTTCTGAAATCCTTCGGATTGGGAAAAGACCTGATCTACTTACCTTTGTGCAAAGCTTATGCAAAGGTTTGTCCCAGCCAACCACAAACTTGGTGGCAGGATGCCTACAGCTTAATGCCAGAAGTTTTCTTATGAGTCAAAGCGGGGACACTATGCATCACACAAGATCCCCATATACCTCTGTTTACCCACCTTATCACAGTCCTGAGCTTAGTACCCCTCCAAGTCACGGGACCCTTGATAACTCCAAAACCATGAAACCATACAGTTACTGTAGTGCTTATGAATCGTTTTATGAAAGCACATCTCCTGAATGCACAAGCCCACAGTTTGAAGGTCCCTTAAGCCCTCCCTCTATGAACTATAATGGGATATTTTCCCTGAAGCAAGAAGAGGCCTTGGACTATGGGAAAAATTACAATTATGGCATGCATTACTGTGCAATGGCAGGCAGGGGTCCCCTCGGGCAGAGCTCTATGTTCAGGTTGCCCACAGACAGCCACTTCCCTTATGACTTCCATCTGCGCAGCCAGTCTCTCGCCATGCAAGATGAATTAAATGCAGTTTTTCATAATTAA